One segment of Falco peregrinus isolate bFalPer1 chromosome 4, bFalPer1.pri, whole genome shotgun sequence DNA contains the following:
- the LOC129784413 gene encoding filamin A-interacting protein 1-like, with protein sequence MRSRSNSTESPTRPKLSQQRPKDHHKEEAGCNGRGNGQRRQKEEDVVQASTILRSPKAEKKQRSSSKKREDLSRDDLLFLLSVLEGELQAQDEVIGVLKAEKIDLALLEAQYGFVTPKKVLEALQRDAIQTKAEQWQEDIYEKPMGELDKVVEKQKETHRRMLEQLLMVEKSHRQTLHELEEEKRKHSKYMEKSDEFTHLLEQERER encoded by the exons ATGCGTTCCAGAAgtaacagcacagaaagcccaACCAGACCAAAACTGAGCCAGCAAAGGCCAAAAGACCACCATAAAGAAGAGGCTGGTTGCAATGGGAGAGGAAATGGGCAAAGAAGGCAGAAGGAGGAGGATGTAGTTCAAGCCAGTACCATCCTAAGAAGCCCtaaggcagagaaaaaacaaagaagttcTTCCAAGAAAAGAGAGGATCTCTCTCGTGATGACTTGCTATTTCTTCTTAGTGTCCTCGAAGGCGAACTACAG GCTCAAGATGAAGTTATAGGAGTACTTAAGGCTGAAAAAATTGACTTGGCTTTGCTTGAAGCACAATACGGCTTTGTTACTCCCAAGAAGGTGTTAGAGGCCCTCCAGCGAGATGCTATTCAAACAAAGGCTGAGCAATGGCAAGAAGATATCTACGAAAAGCCTATGGGAGAG CTTGATAAAGTTgtagagaaacagaaagaaactcACAGACGAATGCTGGAGCAACTTCTAATGGTAGAAAAATCACACAGACAGACACTGCATGAACtagaggaagagaagaggaagcacagcaaatacatggaaaaaagtGATGAGTTTACACACTTACTGGAACAAGAACGTGAAAGGTAA